The Pasteuria penetrans genome segment TCCACGGCCGTTTGACCGCTGACTATAGTCCAGGCACGCACCCCCTTTTCACCCGCCGTAAAGAAGGAACGGTAACCCAAAAGATCATACGTCGTTCGCACAAGGCAATGGAGCGCTGGTTCCACAAAACCCAATTCGCGCAGAAAGTCTCCCTGTTCCTCTGATTCCAGCAAAGCAATTTCTGATTCCAATTGCGCACACAGGGGAACCACCTGTGCTTTCAATCGGGATGCATGGGTCACAAGACTCTGTACGTACTCGCTCTCCCCCGGATTTCCGATATCCGTTTCGCCCACATTGGCTATATAAATCATTTTCTTCTGAGTGAGTAAATCGAGCGGTGACAAAAGAGAGAGGGAATCCTGGGGCATATCTAGCGTTCGGATCCATTCCCCTTCCTCCAGATGTGCCCTCCACATCGTGGAGGACCGCTAACTCATGACGTGCCCCCCTATCACCTGATTTAGCATGGGAACCCACCTTGGATAAACCGCCGCTCCACAACCTCAATATCGGCAAGCACCAATTCTAACCCAATGGTCTGGGCATCCCCAATAGGATCTACCTTCCCAGAAACATGAATCACGGAATCATCCGTAAAACAACGAACTACCTGAACCACCGTGTCCACCGTACGAATATGCCCTAGGAAAGCGTTGCCCAGCCCCTCACCACGACTCGCCCCCTTTACGATCCTGCTATATCCACAAATTGCACCGCAGTGGGTACAACCGATCGAGACTGGATGGAAAGGGCGAGTGCATCCAGACGTGGATCAGGAACGGAAACCGTACCCACATTGGGTTCAATAGTGCAAAAAGGAAAGGATTCGTGGAGCCCAGTGTGGATTGTTGGGACCATGGATATCCCCGGTTCCCCTAAGGGATGTTCCGCACACAAGAACAGGAATGGACATAAAAGGAACTCTCCTTGGGATACAAGCATAGTATAAAGAATGTCGAGATCCCTCGGGTCTTCCCCTCCTAAAAATTTACATAAAAATCTTGAATCAACCCTTCCCTGTTTCCGTACCCATCATCCCGTCCTCCGTTCCCCCATTGCACGCAATACCCACAAACGGGCCAGAAAAAACATAATCGCTTGGACACCCAAAAATACCACAATCACCTGCGAGGAAGAGAACAATGCAACCGATAAAATCTCATCCCCCATCTCCTTACCCTTTCCCACGAGAAAGGAGTGCCTTGCAAACCGGATCCCATAATACAATGCACAGAATGTTAGAAGAACAGCCACCAGAAAAGGGAGAAAGAAAACATAAGACATTTGAACCGTGATCGACTTCTGTAGATGTCGGACAGAAAAACCAATCCGTAGCAGATTATGAAATTGTTGCCGCTGGTCTTCCACGTCAGTATAAATACGAAGCAACAAGAAGTTACCAGTAATGATAACAAATACAAGGGAAAGGATCAGTACGGTAAACAGGGGGAAAAAAAATTCCCATTTCCCTCTATACTTATTCATACTATCGTAGACGATATGACTCCCTATTTTGTCGGGGGTGTATTCGTCGTTGGAATACAATAAACTCGCCTGGCCCAGAGCCCGAAAAATCTGGAAGTTCATTTCACCCTGCTTTGACACGTAATGGGCATCCCGAAACTTTCGAATGCTAGGATCCCATGAAGCTAGCAGTTTCGAATATGCTTCCTCCCCCAGTACATACGCCCCTATCCGCCCATACCCTACAGGACCTAGCGGTGGGAAAAGAGCGGGCTGTTGATCCAGGTTGGGGACTGTAACCCTCACAACCCCCAACCCCCGCGGTAATGGATTCAAGGCCGCCGCTTGCTTCGGTCCTACTACCACCATCTCACTAGGTGCAAGGGACAGTAGTTTCCCACCATATGCTCCCATGATCCTATTGTAATCACTCACAGAGACAGCCATGAACTCGGTATGCTCCTCGAGAAAGGATCGGTCCCTCTTCGCCAGGGCTTCCACCTTTTTATCCTGTATCTCCTCATATTTTTCATGCTCCTCAGGCTTCACTGGGGGTTTGATGAGGTCTGTGTTTTCCTTATCCAAACGTACAACCGGTGTCGAATCCACACGCCTCAGACCGCTGTCCTTGTTTAGGAGAATCAGATCCATCCACCTCGATCTACTTTGCACCTCAGGACTGATCCTATCCTCTTCCCCCAGGCGATGGATGAGAAGAGAGGCTGGATCACGTTGCTTCTCCTCCATCCTCGCACTGAACCCAGTAACGGCTACTACAACACTCACCAAGATAAAGACAGTGAGCAAGAGCATAGAAAAAAACCAAAGGAAGCGGGAGTTGTCACGCAACCGATGAGCCATGCTCCCCATCCATAACAAACGTATGCCGCGCCAGGAAAAGGACCTATTCCGGCGGAACCATTTTGCTAAAGCTACGCTCCCCTGGCGATAGAAAAAGTAAACACCCACAAAAGTCAATGCAACACAAATGAGGAAAATATTTAGAATCTCGTAGTACCTACTCGCATCCACAGATGAGAAGAGACAAATTGCGACAACGATCCCCAAGGAAAAAAACGACACTAGAACGCGAAAAAGCCCCACCAATGGCTCCGGTTGATCATCCACTCGTTTTTCGCCCTGGAGTAACTGAACCACCTTCTGGTTCCGTACGAAAAAAGGCATCACGAGAGCGGCCAAAAGAAAAATAGCTAGGGAGGATGCCGCTGTGATCCCCAAAGAACCAAAGGAAAAGTGAAAACTCAATGGTACATACTCAAAAAAAGACCGGGTGAAGGACACAAAGCCCAAATTCAGAACCACACCGAACAGCACCCCGAAAACAATCGAAAAACCACCAACAATCATGGTTTCTATGGATAACAAAACCCGCAACTGTTGAGGTCTCATACCCAAGAGCAGGAAAATTCCAAACTGTCTCTGCCGACCTCTATAAAGCGTAGCCATGGAATAGAAAATGGAGAAAAAGGAACAGGACATAAGAATATAAAACATGCCCCAAAAGGAGGACTCTGAAAACTCCCGAAACATTTCCAGCTGGGGATGAAATATGAAAGAAGCAAAAGCAAAGAGGACAGATGAAGTAATGATTGAATTCAACAGTAAACCAATATAGGCCTGTGGACGACGCTGGATCATATGAGTTACACACGAAAGAAATGTCATGAATTCCATATCCCCCAAATATCTTCGCATGATCGATCCACATTGTACCATAGCAAGGTCTCCAGGACGAATCGATGATATGCGTACAGGAATGGTGCTGCTATGGAAAAATTGGCCCAACCATATGATTCCAGAATATTCGTTTATAGAATTTGATTCCTTTCTAGACTCATGATGGAATATGATAAATATATGGAATTCAATACCATAAATAATATAAAAATTATTATATTTTTAGTAATAGGAAAGGGCTAGCAGATGGATATCTTGTACCCGTTCCAGGCATAGGAAGTTGCTTGCGCATTGGCGTCTAGTTGGATGAATCTTTCCCCTATGGACCATAAGAACCGCATAATGCAAGAGTATTACGTATGGTTCTGTGAGAGGGTTGGCTGAGATTGCCGAACCTACCCGACGATGTTCAAGGCGGGGAGTGTCAGGTCATTCTTTTCCGAAATGACACCATAGCCATAAAATGAAGTCATGGTACAATATAGACGAAGGTATGCAAGAAAGGTTTAGTTAGAAGGCTGGCTGTAGAATCGTGACATTGTTCCCATGTATAGATCATATGATCCAACGTCGTCCGAAAGCCTATATAGGTCTGCTGTTGAACTCGATCATTACTTCATCCGTCCTCTTTGCCTTTGCATCATTCCTGTTCCATCCCCGGTTGCCCCTGTTAGGAGGGGTTGGGACCATATTTTTCATTATTCTGTTCCTTCTTCCCCGTTTTCTACTCTATGGTTATTCTCTACAAGGAACGACAGAAACAATTCGGGACCCTTGTACTCTTAGGTATAAAATCCCAACAGTTGTGGATTATGTTGTGGATTATGTTATCATTAGGGACCATAGGCATTGGTAGTTTTTCGGTAGTTTCTGGGGTGTTGTTGGGTAGTATGATTCTGAGTTGGGGCCTTGGGCCTCTTACAGAGTCCCTTTTCGGGTATGCAGTATGGGATTTTCACCTTTCTCCTGAAGCCCTAGGAATCACTCCTTCCTAGCCATTTTTCTTTTGGTTGCCCTTGTGCTATCCTTCCTCATACAAAATCAAAGAGTCATTCAATTACTTCAGGGCAAAAAGCGGATGGATGATCAACCAGAACCATCGGTAGAGACCCTTCGTGTTCTCGTATCATTTCTCCTCTTGGGAATCGTTATCGCAATTCGTCTCTTCTTACCTACAAACATATCAACGATAGAGGTTATAAGTCTAGGAATTCCATATATTACCGACATTTGTACGATATTGACTTTTGTGGGTGCCTACTTTTTCTATCGCCATGGGAGCGTAGCCCTAGCAAAATGGTTCCGTTAGAATAGGTCCTCTTCCTGGCACGGCATACGTTTGTTATGGATGGGGAACATGGCCCACCGGTTGCGTGACAACTCCCGCTTCTTTTGGTTTTTTTCTATGCTTTTGTTTTCTGTTTTTATCTTAGCGATTGGTGCAGTAACCTTTATGAAGGAGATCACCGAGCCCTCCCTAGAAAGGGCGGATCAGCGACAGAATCCAGCACCCCTTCTCATCCATCGCCTGGGAGAAGAGGATAGGATCAGTCCTGAGGCGCAAAATAGATCATAGTAGATGGATCAGATTCTCCCCCATAGTGATAGCGGTCCAAAACGTATTGATTCAACACCGATTGTACGTTCGGATAAAGAAAACCCCTACTCTGTCCAACCCCAAGCGAAACCCGAGAAGTATGAAGCATATGAAAATCCCTGGGAGAAAAAGGGGGAAGCCCTGGCAAAGGGAGATCGATCTTTTCTCGAGAAGCATGCCGAATTCATAGCCATTTCTGTGAATGATTATAACAGGATCATGGAGGCATATGGTGGGAAACTACTGTCCCTTACACCCAATGAGACAGCAGCATTAGGATCGGGGCAAGAAACGGACTTGAATCCATTGCCGCGGGGATTAGGGACTACAGGGGTTACAGTTCCAATCCTGGAAAACCGACCTGTAACTGCGATTCCTATTGGGAATGGGATAAGACCGCTAGGGATGTATGTAGTGGGGGATAGGGAAGATTACAGTCAAAAAAGAGATGCCACCAAATAAAGCTATGGTACAATGTAGGCGAAGATGTGCCGAAAGGATTAGGAGGCCGGTAGAATCATGACATTGTTTTCGTGTGTAGCTCGTATGATCCGGCGTCGTCCGCAGGCCTACATAGGTCTGCTGTTGAACTCGATTATCATTTCAGCAGTCATCTTTTCTTTTGCATCCTTCATGTTCCATCCCCAGTTGCCCCCGTCAAGGGAATATCAGGAACTGATGAAATCCCTTTTTCGGACCATGTTTTATATCCTCATGTTCTGTTCCTTCTTCTCCGTTTTCTATTCCCTAGCTACGCTCTACAGGGAACGGCAGAAACAATTCGGGATCTTTATACTCATGGGTATAAAATACCAACAGTTGCGGATTATATTATGGTTAGAGACCATGATCATTGGTGGTTTTTCAGTTGTTTTCGGGGTGTTGCTCGGTATGGTTCTAAATTGGGGCCTTGGACTCCTTGCGGAGTCCCTTTTCGAGTATGTAGCATTGGATTTTCACTTTTCCCTCGGATCCTTGGGAATCACGGCGGCATCCTCCCTAGCTATTTTTCTTTTGGCTGCCCTTGCGATACCCTTTCTCGTACAGAATCAAAAAGCAATTCAGTTACTTCAAGGCAAAAAACGAATGGATGATAAACCAGAACCGGCGATAGGATCCCTACGTGCCCTGGTATCATTTCTTTCCCTAGGTATCATTATCGCAATTTGTCTCTTCCTACCTGTGGATATGAATATAGGTGTCGGTGAGTTCCCAGATTCCATTCAATATATTTTTCCTATTTGTGTGCTATTGACTTTTGTGGGTACCTACCTTTTCTATCGCCAGGGGAGTGTAGCCCTGGCAAAATGGTTCCGTTGGAATAGGTCCTTTTCCTGGCACGGAATACGTCTGTTGTGGATGGGGAACATGGCCCATCGATTGCGTGACAACTCCCGCTTCTTCTGGTTTTTTTCTATGCTTCTGCTCACCGTCTTTACCTCGGTGAGTGTTGTAGTAACCATTGTGAAGGGGGTTACCGAGTTCACTACGGGAATGGAGAATCAGCAACAGAATCCAGCCCCCCTTCTCATCCATCGCCTAGGGGAAGAAGATAGGATCAGTTCTGAGGTGCAAAGTAGATCGCAGTGGATGGATCAGACTCTCCTAAATAATGACGTCGGTCTGAGGCGTGTTGATTCGACACCGGTTGTACGTTTGGACAAGGAAAACACAGACCTCATCAAACCCCCAGTGAAGCCTGAGGAGCATGAAAAATATGAGGAGATACAGGATAAAAAGAGGGAAGCCCTAGCAAGGGGGGATCAATCTTTTCTCGAGGAGCATACCGAGTTCGTAGCCGTTTCTGTAAACGACTATAACAAGATAATGGGAGCCTATGGGGGAGAACTACTACACCTTAAACCCAATGAGGCGGTAGCACTAGGATCGAAGCAAGGAGCGGCCTCAAATCCATTACCGCGGGGGTTAGGCGCCGCAAAGGTTACAATCCCAAGTCTGGAAAAACACCCTGTACCTGCGGTTCTCCCACAGGAACATTCTGCAGATGGTAATGCGCAAGGAATGTATGTGTTGGGAGATAGTGTGTATTCAAAATTATTAGATCTACAGGATCCCGGTATCCTAAAACTTCGAGACGTTAATTATATATCGAAGCAGGGTAGAATGAATTTCCCAATTTTTCGCGCCCTGGTCAAGGTAACAGAACCATCTGATTCCGGAACGGTTACTCCTACAAATAG includes the following:
- a CDS encoding FtsX-like permease family protein; protein product: MTLFSCVARMIRRRPQAYIGLLLNSIIISAVIFSFASFMFHPQLPPSREYQELMKSLFRTMFYILMFCSFFSVFYSLATLYRERQKQFGIFILMGIKYQQLRIILWLETMIIGGFSVVFGVLLGMVLNWGLGLLAESLFEYVALDFHFSLGSLGITAASSLAIFLLAALAIPFLVQNQKAIQLLQGKKRMDDKPEPAIGSLRALVSFLSLGIIIAICLFLPVDMNIGVGEFPDSIQYIFPICVLLTFVGTYLFYRQGSVALAKWFRWNRSFSWHGIRLLWMGNMAHRLRDNSRFFWFFSMLLLTVFTSVSVVVTIVKGVTEFTTGMENQQQNPAPLLIHRLGEEDRISSEVQSRSQWMDQTLLNNDVGLRRVDSTPVVRLDKENTDLIKPPVKPEEHEKYEEIQDKKREALARGDQSFLEEHTEFVAVSVNDYNKIMGAYGGELLHLKPNEAVALGSKQGAASNPLPRGLGAAKVTIPSLEKHPVPAVLPQEHSADGNAQGMYVLGDSVYSKLLDLQDPGILKLRDVNYISKQGRMNFPIFRALVKVTEPSDSGTVTPTNRIMDHIIHDGSQKDKLKWFLFPCLLTMLTICLVFVTIAGNFLLLRIYTDIEDQQQQFHNLLRIGFSIPNLQKSITVQISYIFFFPLLLAVFLAFCVVYYGIRSVKHMIPLITGEGSEGEIGNKILEIASLSTMQVIAVFLGIQMIIFLSARLCILRAIKKRITR
- a CDS encoding DUF933 domain-containing protein, which gives rise to MWRAHLEEGEWIRTLDMPQDSLSLLSPLDLLTQKKMIYIANVGETDIGNPGESEYVQSLVTHASRLKAQVVPLCAQLESEIALLESEEQGDFLRELGFVEPALHCLVRTTYDLLGYRSFFTAGEKGVRAWTIVSGQTAVEAAAKIHSDIARGFIAAEVIPWKELVDFGGSWARAREQGRCVVVWRENNMWFRTVMWCSSGIISNDSLWGIFCAMHLGCNPKCGINSMD
- a CDS encoding FtsX-like permease family protein, whose translation is MLYKERQKQFGTLVLLGIKSQQLWIMLWIMLSLGTIGIGSFSVVSGVLLGSMILSWGLGPLTESLFGYAVWDFHLSPEALGITPS
- a CDS encoding ABC transporter permease; the protein is MTFLSCVTHMIQRRPQAYIGLLLNSIITSSVLFAFASFIFHPQLEMFREFSESSFWGMFYILMSCSFFSIFYSMATLYRGRQRQFGIFLLLGMRPQQLRVLLSIETMIVGGFSIVFGVLFGVVLNLGFVSFTRSFFEYVPLSFHFSFGSLGITAASSLAIFLLAALVMPFFVRNQKVVQLLQGEKRVDDQPEPLVGLFRVLVSFFSLGIVVAICLFSSVDASRYYEILNIFLICVALTFVGVYFFYRQGSVALAKWFRRNRSFSWRGIRLLWMGSMAHRLRDNSRFLWFFSMLLLTVFILVSVVVAVTGFSARMEEKQRDPASLLIHRLGEEDRISPEVQSRSRWMDLILLNKDSGLRRVDSTPVVRLDKENTDLIKPPVKPEEHEKYEEIQDKKVEALAKRDRSFLEEHTEFMAVSVSDYNRIMGAYGGKLLSLAPSEMVVVGPKQAAALNPLPRGLGVVRVTVPNLDQQPALFPPLGPVGYGRIGAYVLGEEAYSKLLASWDPSIRKFRDAHYVSKQGEMNFQIFRALGQASLLYSNDEYTPDKIGSHIVYDSMNKYRGKWEFFFPLFTVLILSLVFVIITGNFLLLRIYTDVEDQRQQFHNLLRIGFSVRHLQKSITVQMSYVFFLPFLVAVLLTFCALYYGIRFARHSFLVGKGKEMGDEILSVALFSSSQVIVVFLGVQAIMFFLARLWVLRAMGERRTG